The region CTCGCAATACGTGTTGTCGAAGCGATGGTTCTGCGCCACGCTACCCTGTGGGCCGCGAACCTCTAGGCCGAATCCTACGAGCTGGGATCACGCGCCCCAGATCTCTCCGAAGACGCGCTGGAAGTTGCCACCTAGGATCCCACGGATGTGTTCGTCGGTGTATCCGCGCTGGATGAGTCCTTCAGCCACATCGAACATCCGCTTGGGGTGTGCCACTTCATCGATGTCGATCTTGTCGCGGAACGCATACGAACCTTTGTAGTTGGCTTTTAGCGCAGCGTACGCGTCGGCCGGCATGTCGTCATAACCGAAGAGGTCGATGTCGGACCCGATGCCGAGGTGCTCCACGCCGACCAAGTCCCGCACGTGATCGAAGTGGTCCATGTAGTGCTCGATCGTAGTGGGCTCTTCCGTGGTCACGAACATGCGGACACCGGTAATGCCCATCACGCCACCCGTGGCGGCCATCCTCCGAATCGCTTCATCTGTCTTACAACGGGGATGCCCCGCGGCGAGGTCTCGCACATTGGAGTGGGTGAATAACACCGGTTTTACTGAGACTTCGCAGGCATCGAGCGTCGTCTGGTCTCCTGAGTGCGAGACGTCGACCGCCATGCCGACCTCGTTCATTCTCTCCACGATCCGAACACCGAAGTCACTAATACCGCCGTCGATGCGCTCGGTCGAGCCGTTCCCGATCAAGTTGCGGGAGTTGTATGTGAGCTGACTCACACGCTGACCCAGAGCGTGGAACGTGTTCACGTCGTTCGGATTTCTGAAGTGCGAGGAATCCTGGATTCCAATGAGCACCCCTGTTCGATCCGAATTGTGCACCGCAGCCAGGTCCGTGACCGAATCGATGCGCATGAAGACGTCTGGTCGGTTCGCGACGATGGAGTTGTACTGGCTCACGAACGCCAGACAGTTCTGGTACGCGTCCTGTTGCGTGACGCCGCCAACACCCGATGCGATGTGGAAGACGTCGATGCCGGACGCCTTGAAATGTTCGATGTCTTCCGCGGTCATCCCGTCGAAGCCAGGTCCCCACCGTTGCTCCGTTTCACCGTTCAGAGACAGCAGGCCCAGCATGTCGATCACGAGCGAGCCTTCCACCAGATCGATGCATCGGGTCGAGTACTCTTGGGGTGACCACGCAAAAAGCTGGTGGCGCCCGGTCGATACGAAAGGGGCGACCATCCCGAGTCCTACCGCACCAACAGCGCCCTTCAGGAGGGAGCGACGACTGAGGTCGCGGCGGCTCACTCCCCCGCCTCTCGTCTGGCAGCGTCCGTGATTTTCGCCAAAGTCGTCTCGTTTTGCTTCTCCACGCGCGGGCCTCAGTTGTTTTGAGAAATGCCTCGGGGGGGCATTCTACACTACTGCCGTTCTTGGTAGGCCTCCAACAAGGCGAGAACGTGGTCGATGTCCGCCTCGGTATGGTCGGCGTTGATTTGGGTCCTGATTTCCTCGTCACCGCGAGGTACGACCGGGTATGCAAGTCCGGTGACAAGGACCCCGTTGTCGTAGAGATACTGCACAAGATCTCTGGTCCCCTGAGTGTCCCGAATCATGAGGGGGACCACCGGGTGTTCTCCCGGAATCGTCTCGATGCCGATGCGACCCAGTCCATTCTCGAAACGCTTCGTGAGCGCGCGGAGGTTCTCGAGAAGCTCTAATCCCGCTGGGCTGTCCACGATCTCCACGGAGCGTAACGCGGCTGCCGCCTCACCCACGGTGATCGGGTTCGAGTAGATGTACATCTGCGACGACTCTCGCAAGAAGTCGATGATCGACGCACCTGCAGCGACATATCCGCCGTTGACTCCAAAGGCCTTCCCGAGCGTGCCGACCAACACGTCGACGGGCCGGGCGCCGGTGAACTCTTCGGTGCCCCGTCCCGTCCGGCCGAACGAGCCAACTCCGTGTGAGTCGTCCATGATGCAGACGACGTTCTCTTCGTAGTCAGCATCGTGTTTGACGCACACATCCATGATCTCAGCCATCGGCGCGTGATCACCCCGCATGGAAAAGATCCCGTCTGTCACGACGATCGCCCGCTTCGCTTTCCCTTTCCACTCTCCGAGGGCTTTGTCGAGTCCGTCCACATCGTTGTGTCCGTAGATCGCTTTCCCAGCGGGCCGGCTCAACTTCATCGCATTGATGATGCAGTTGTGGTTCAACTCATCGGAGATGAGAACCGTCTCCTTCGTCACCAGCGGAGTAATGGACGACATGATCGCGGCATAAGCCGACGAAAAAATCATCCCGGCTTCGCGGTCATGGAACGCGGCCATCTTGGCTTCGAGCGCGAGGTGAGCCTCGTAGCTCCCTGAGATGAAGCGCACCGCGCCGGGACCGGCACCGAATTCCTTCGTGGCCGCATCTTCTGCCTCGATGACTTCGGGGTTGAGCCCCATGCCGAGGTACGAATTGGAGTTCATACGAATGAAATGCTTGTCGCTCTCGCCGCGGAGCAAAACGCGCGGGCCATGGTCTCCCTGGGCGCGGACTACTCCGGTTACCACCACCTCGGCACCCTTCGCGGTCCCGGCCTCTTCGAGTCCGGTCACGTGAGCATCCAAAACTGCGTTCAGTCTATCGACGGGCATGGATCAGTCCTCTACCAGATGTTCGAGCATGTCTTTGGTCATCGCCGCCGCGTCGAACTCGGCGTTCCAGTCCCACTCGGCGCGTGCCGCAGAGTCATCGATTCGATCTGGCCACGAGTCGGCGATCCCCTGCCGAACCGGGTCCACGTCGTAGTCGATCGTGAAGTCGGGAATGTGTTTTCGGATCTCGGCGGCCAGCGTTTCCGGACTGAGTTGCATCCCGGTGACGTTGAACGCGTTTCGGTGAACGAGACGCCCCGGGTCCGCCTCCATGACCTGCATCGCCGCGCGAACGGCATCGGGCATGTACATCATGTCCAACTGTGAATTACCCCTGAGGAAGCACGTGTACTGGGAGTGCCGAACCGCCTTGTAGAAGATGTCGACGGCCCAGTCCGTGGTACCTCCTCCAGGAGGCGCACCATAGGAGATCAGCCCGGGGAAGCGCACGCCGCGGGTGTCCACCCCGTAACGTGTGTGGTAGTAGTCGCACAGAAGCTCCCCAGCCACCTTCGTGATCCCGTAGATCGTAGCCGGACGCATGAGCGTGTCCTGCGTCGTCGGATCTTTGGGTGTGTCTGGACCGAACGCACCGATCGAGCTCGGAGTGAAGACCGCACAATTCTGCTCCCGCGCGACTTCGAGCACGGCCTCGAGGCTGGCCATGTTCACGTGCCAAGCCAGCCGAGGATCCTTCTCGCCGATCGCGGACAAGATGGCCGCGAGGTGGTAGACGGTGTCGGCACGGTGGCGCATGACTGCCTGACCCACGGCCTTCGCGTCAGTAGCGTCCAACACCTGGAATGGCCCCGCGTCGGTCGCCTCACGATCCAGGTGCCTCACGTCCGTGGCGAGGACTTTGGAGTCTCCATAAGTCCGGCGTAGCGCCGGTACCAACCAAGAGCCGATCTGTCCGCCGGATCCGGTCACCAGAATGCGTTTCAAGAGTATGGACTCCCGAGGGTCTCGGATGGTCGTTTCCATCAGTAATCGTGCGGAAATGTAGTGTTCTCTAGCGGGTGGTGCGACCCTTGCTTTCGGGAAATATCCCCGCACGTGATTCAGGAAGAACCAAGGAATTCTCCAGCGACCCAGACATTAGATTTCAAGCGTGGGAAGGCACCGATGTGTTGGCGCTATTGCCTCTCCCAGAAGACGTGGTTGTATGTGATTACTTCAAAGAGGTGGTGGTACCATACCCACTCTTTTTCTGACGCTTCTGCTCGTCGCCGTCGTTACGGTCCGGCTCCAGGCACAAGTCTGCTGTGAAGAACCGCCACCTACGCTGAGCACCCCGTCCCCCGACCAAGTCGCGGACCTCGATCGCGAGTTCTACGACATGCGGGACGGCTGCTTGACCAACGTGTGCAAGCAGCGGAGCTACATCCCAGCTCCTGACGCCGAAGATCCCATGTGGGAGGTCGTCCTGATCGAGCCATACTACGACCCCGTCCTGGGCGGTCCGGCAGAGAACATGAAGGCTCACTATGAGCTGACAGAGATGATCCTGTACTCGGTGGCCGCGTGGCCGATTTCCGGCGCGGCATAGCTACTGGCTGAAGGCTTCTTCAATGTCATTCTCCCGAACGTCTCGATTCCCTGCGAGACCTGAAGCTCCTGGCCGTGAACTAGACGCGAGATCGTTCGACATCGGGAGACCCCCGCGGCGCCGGCTTGAGAAGGGGCGGCGGCGCGCCTAGTGTGATGCATGCTCCTTCGACTACTCGTCGCCGTCGCTTCGACGGTCTCGACAGCACTCCTGCCCCTGCCGGCGGTCAACGTCTCGTTCACGCCGGAACGTCCCGTCCAGGGGCATCTCTTCGTCGTGCGCGTGGAAGCTGAGGCCGGGCGCCCCATCGAATCCCTCTCTGGGACGGCCGGCGGGCAGGAACTCCACTTCGTTCCGGTGACCGGTGGATTCGAGAGCCTGGCACCCATGCCGATCGGGACCACTGAGGCGGCGAGCGTCTCGATTCGGGTGCGATACCAGAACGGCACCGAAGAGTCGTTGGAGCGGGCGGTTCCGGTCCAGGCCGGAGTGTACCAACACGAGCGACTCACCGTGGCTCCCAGACTGGGCGGGCCTCTCGCCGGCGCGGACGCCGCAAGGCTTCGAGGCGATCAGGCGAAGGCTGCTGATGTGGCCCGCCTCGCTCACGGGACTCCACGCCTGTGGACGCCGAACCCGGTGATGCCCCGAGATGACCGTGTGACTTCGGGTTTCGGGAACGGCCGTGTCTACAACGGGCAGGTCAACGGACGCCACATGGCGCTCGATCTCGATGGAGAACCCGGTGACACTGTGGTAGCTCCGACCCGGGGCATCGTGGCGCTCGTGGACGACTTCCTACTCGCCGGCAACATCGTCTACCTGGTGCATGGCGGCGGCCTACTCAGCGGATACTTCCACTTGAGTGAACAACTCGTCGCTGTGGGCGACACGGTTGAGGCCGGTACGCCAATCGGTCGGGTCGGGTCGACAGGGCGTGTCACCGGACCCCACCTCCATTGGGTGGTGCGCTATGGGACGACGAGTGTGGACCCGAGAAGCCTACCTGGGATTCGCTGAGGCATCAGAGGCGCACTCATGGGCTACGCCCATGTCACGCCGGACTCAATCGAGCCTCTTCAGTCCCCGGTCTCCACGTAGATCTCGCTGCCCTGCTCCTTGAATTCCGACGCCATCTGCTTCATGCCCTCCTCGATGGCCTCCACCGTTTCCATCCCCTGTTCCTTCGCAAACTGTCGGATGTCTTCAGTGATCTTCATCGAGCAGAATTTCGGACCGCACATCGAACAGAAGTGTGCAACCTTCGCTCCATCGGCGGGGAGTGTCTCGTCGTGGTACTCGAGCGCAGTGACCGGGTCGAGCGCGAGGTTGAACTGATCGCGCCAGCGGAACTCGAATCGAGCCTTGGACAGGGCATCATCCCAGTCCTGTGCGCCGGGGTGGCCCTTGGCCAAGTCTGCCGCATGCGCGGCAATCTTGTATGTGATCACCCCGCGCTTCACGTCGTCACGGTTCGGCAGGCCAAGGTGCTCTTTCGGCGTCACGTAGCAGAGGAGAGCCGTGCCGTACCAGCCGATCTGCGCAGCCCCGATGGCACTGGTGATGTGGTCGTATGCCGGCGCGATGTCTGTCGTGAGCGGCCCGAGTGTGTAGAACGGCGCTTCGTCACACCACTCGAGCTGCTTCTCCATGTTCTCCTTGATGAGATGCATGGGAACGTGCCCGGGGCCTTCGTTCATGACCTGAACTCCGTGCTCCCAGGCGATGCGGGTCAGGTCCCCTTGGACCTTCAACTCAGCAAACTGTGCCTCGTCATTCGCATCGTAGATCGACCCTGGGCGGAGTCCATCACCCAGAGAGAACGAGACGTCGTATTGAGCCATGATCTCACACAACTCAGGGAAGTGCGTATAGGTGAAGTTTTCCTTGTGGTGCGCCATGCACCATTTGGCCAGGATCGCTCCACCGCGTGACACGATGCCAGTCATGCGGTTCGCCGTCATCGGGATGAAGCGCAGCAGCACACCGGCATGCACGGTGAAGTAGTCGACCCCCTGCTCCGCCTGCTCAATGATCGTGTCGCGGAAGATCTCCCATGTGAGGTCTTCCGGAACGCCGTCCACCTTCTCGAGCGCCTGATAGATGGGGACGGTACCGATGGGCACCGGCGAGTTGCGCAGAATCCATTCACGCGTCTCGTGGATGTTCTTCCCCGTAGAGAGGTCCATGACCGTGTCGGCACCCCACAGCGTGGACCAACGAAGCTTCTCCACCTCTTCTTCGATCGATGACGAGACGGCCGAGTTCCCGATGTTGGCGTTGATCTTCACCTTGAAGTTCCGGCCGATGATCATCGGCTCGATCTCTGGGTGATTGATGTTCGCCGGGATGATCGCACGGCCGCGTGCGACCTCAGAGCGAATGAACTCGGGGTCCATCTTCTCACGGATGGCAACAAACTCCATTTCGGGAGTGATCTCACCGTTCCGGGCGTACGTGAGCTGGGTGACGGATGCGGACGCGCGCAGCGTGCGGCGCGCCAGCCCCTCCGGCATCTCGACCTCTTCGGCTGGGGCTCGCGTCCGGCCGGTTTCCCTCAACTCGCCTCGGGCCCGAATCCAGTCGTCGCGAAGCGGCGACAGACCCTGTCGCACGTCGAGGTCGCGCGGTCCGCTGGTGTCGTACACACGGAACGGCGGTTCCCCGCCCGACAGTTGGATCTCACGTACCGGGACTCTGACGCCACGAGTACCCTCGATGTAAACCTTTTTAGAGTTCGGGAAGGCGCCCGGATAATCCGTGCCGACGTCCTCGGTCGCCGGAGCCACTCGGGCACGGCCGCTTCCGTTCAAAGGAGCGTCGGTGATTGGCAGGTCGATACGGACTTTATCGTTGCTCATAGGTCACTCTTGCTTGGCGAATGAGCGCGGGGTGCGGCGAGCCCTTACGGACCTGTCGTGCCGCGCTCCCTACGCCGGGTTGAACCGGATCAGGTTCCAAGGGTCGTTCTCAACCACGGTGTCTTCCGTAGTGCCCCTGGCGGCTGATTCAAGCTATGAGGTCGGTACAGGCTTGGGGAGAGGTTCCGCTCGGGAGCACGACTCAATCCGTTTATTGGACCGCTGTTCGATATAGATTCGTGCTCCGCCAGACTTAACCTCGACGAGCAGAGCTCTGAGACACACGAATCCGACGCGCCTCTGCGCCCCGGTCATCATCACGTTGCTCGCGCTGGCCACGGTGCATCCTGCATCCGCTCAGACCCGCCCGGCACCCGTCGATGTCGAGATGGCACCTCGCCCTGAGGTCGACGCCACACGCACGACCGGCGCGATCGAATTGGACGGCATCCTCGACGAGGCCTCTTGGGCGAACGCCCCTGTGCTCTCCAGCTTCACCCAGTCACGACCCGATGCCGGCTACCCCGCATCGGAAAAAACCGAGGCCCGGATTCTCTACGACGATTCGTTCCTGTACATCGGTGTGGAACTGTGGGATCGCGAGCCGCATCGGATCGTGACACCGAGCCTTGAGCAGGATTTCCAGAGCGGCAATTCGGACATTTTCGGGATCACGTTCGACACGTTCCTGGATCGCAGAAACGCCTTCATGTTCCTGGTGAACGCCCATGGAGCCGTGAAGGAAGCTCAGGACTTCGACGACTCCCGACAGGAGAACGCGGCTTGGGAAGGGATCTTCGAAGTGCGGACCCGCATTCACGACGAAGGTTGGACCGTCGAGTGGCGGATCCCGTTCAGCACCGTGCGCTTCAATCCGAATCTGTCCGTCCAGGACTGGGGCATGCAGATGATGCGGCGGATTCGTAGGCACAACGAAGAGTCGTATTGGGCACCGCTGGATCAGCGCGACAGGATTCACAAGATGTCACGCGCAGGGACGTTGAAAGGCCTCCGAGGCATTCGATCCGGCAGGAATCTTCTGGTGAAGCCGTTCGCCTTGTCAGCGCGAGCGGAGGCAGGTGACGCGCCGGGCGCCTGGTCGAGTGATGCAGGACTGGACGTGAAGTACGGCCTAACTCCAGAACTCACCATGGACCTCACATACCGCACCGACTTCTCCCAGGTGGAAGTCGACCAGGAGCGGGTGAACCTCACGCGCTTCAGCCTCTTCTTCCCCGAGCGCCGCGACTTCTTCACGGAGAACTCCGGTGTGTTCTCGTTCGGTGACATCTCCGAACGGAACTACAGGTCGGGCTCGTCGTTGCGGAACTTCACGCTTTTCCACTCCCGAAGAATCGGATTGGATGGCAGCGGACAGGAGGTCCCCATCGTCGGTGGAGGCCGCGTGACCGGACGGATGGGTGGCTTCGAGGTGGGCGCGCTCAATATGCAGACCCGCAGCGTTGGCGGCCTACCGGAGGAGAACTTCGCGGTGCTGCGAACGAAGCGGACCGTGGAAGGTCTGGGAGACTTCGGAGGCATCTTGGTGAACCGGCAAGCCACCGACGGATCAGGGAGCTTCAACAGGAGCTACGGCTTCGAGGCGAATCTGAGACCGTCCCAGTACCTGCGTGTGAACTCCTACCTCGCTGCCACTTCGGACTCGGAAGAGACGGGTTCCGCTTGGGCCGGCCGAGTATGGGCCGGGTGGCGCGACACGTTCTGGAACGTATCAGCGTCGACGAAGCGGGTTGGAGATGCCTTTCTACCCAGAGTCGGATTCGTGAGGCGCCGTGGGGTTCGGCAGAACTTCGCGACGGTCGGGGCGCATCCGCGTCCCGGCATTTCCGGGATCAACGAGGTAAACCCGTACGTCGAAGTCGACCATATCACAGACCTGAACGGTGAACTGCTCACCCGGGAGCGCCGTGCAAACCTGAGCGTGAGTCTGAGGGATGGGAGCGGCTTCGGCTTCTCCGTCACCGATGCGTTCGAGCGCGTAGCGGAGCCATTCACAGTCGCTGGGGCGACAGTCGATCCGGGTGACTACGATTTCCGTGAGGCGTCGTTTAATGCGCGAACGAGCGCGGGGAAGCCGCTGTCTGTGACGGCCCGCGTGACGCACGGTGGTTTCTTCGACGGAGATCGCACGTCGTTTGGTGCCTCGGCGCGCTGGCGTGTGGACTATCACCTCGCGCTCGATGCGGCTGCGGAACGGAACAAGATCAGCCTGCCGGGAGGTGAGTACGAAGCCGATGTGTATTCCGCGCGTGCGACCTTCGCGGCCTCGACCACGTTCTTCACGAGTGCATACGTGCAATACAACGCGCTCAACGACATCGTCGTGACCAACCTCCGTATCAACTACGTGCATGCGCCGCTATCCGACCTCTTTCTTGTCTTCACCGAACGGCGGAACCGAACCGGAGCGACCCCGACGGACCGGTTGCTGTCTCTGAAAATTACGAAGGCGATCGCCTTCTAGGTCCTGTGCCCCCCCTTCGAGCGTAGGGTGGTGGCTCCCACGGCCACTCCCCCTTATTGTGTCCGCCGCTCAAAAAACCAACGAATCAACGCGTATAACGAGGCCGATCTGCATGTCTTTGAACGATCAAGAAGTCGCGCGCTCCATCCCGCTCCGTCCGCTCGCCGAAGTCGCCGAGGTCCTAGGCATCGGGGTGGACCAGCTCGAGATGTATGGAGACACGAAAGCCAAGATTAAAATCGACATGCTCGACACGCCGTCCGCTCGGGAGCCGGGTAAGTACATCGTCGTGACCGCGATCACCCCGACCCCGCTCGGCGAAGGGAAGACGGTACATACCGTCGGCATCTCCCAGGCGCTCAACAAGATCGGCAAGCGTACGTGCTGCGTGATCCGGCAGGCTTCGATGGGCCCGGTCTTCGGCATCAAGGGTGGCGCCGCTGGCGGCGGATACTCGCAGGTCGTCCCGCCCGAGGAGATCAACCTTCACCTGACGGGTGATTTCCACGCGGTGACGTCAGCACACAACCTTTGCTCCGCGTTCCTTGACGCCTCGTACTTCCACGGGAACGACCTGGACATCGACGTTGATCGGATCACGTGGCGGCGTGTCATGGACGTGAACGACCGCGCCCTGCGCGAGATCGAGGTCGCCCGCGGTGGCGAGAAGAACGGCACACCCCACGGCAGCGGATTCGACATCACATCGGCCAGCGAGATCATGGCCATTCTCGGGCTCGCTACAGATCTACAGGATCTACGCAAGCGACTGGGCTCGATCGTAGTCGCCTACAACACGTCGGGAGACCCCGTCACGGCCGAAGACCTCAAGGTCGCAGGAGCAATGGCTGCCGTTCTCAAGGACGCGCTCAAGCCAACTCTCATGCAGACGCTCGAAGGCACGCCCGCCATCGTGCACACAGGCCCGTTCGCCAACATCGCTCACGGGAACAGCTCGATCATCGCGGACCGCATCGCGCTCCGTAGCGCAGACATCGTGGTCACAGAGGCAGGCTTCGGCGCCGACATGGGCGCCGAGAAGTTCTTTGACATCAAGTGCCGTGCGTCAGGCCTCGATCCGGACGCCGCACTCATGGTCGCCACGATTCGCGCACTGAAAATGCACAGCGGGCGCTTCGAGATTAAGGCCGGCAAGCCGCTCCCCGAGGCACTCACCCAGGAAGACCTCGGTGCACTCTCCGAGGGCCTGTGCAACCTGGAAGGGCACATCGCAAACGTGAAGAGCTTCGGCATTCCGGTCGTCGTAGCGATCAACATCTTCCCGACCGACACCGAAGCCGAGATCGAGATGGTACGGAAGGCGGCTCTGGCCGCGGGCGCTTCGGCAGCCCATGTGTCGACCATGTTCATGGACGGCGGAGCGGGCGGAGAAGATCTCGCCCATGCGCTCGTCGCGGCATGTGAGGAAGAGAGCAACTTTGAGCTTCTCTACCCCGACGACATGAGCCTCAAGGAGAAGATCCATGAGCTCGCGACGAAGATCTACGGTGCGGATGGGGTCGAGTACGAGGACGAGGCCGAGCAGCTGCTCGCCCAATTCGAGAAGGACGGCTTCGGCCATTTGCCGATCTGTATGGCGAAGACGCAGTACTCGTTCTCGCACGATGCGGCGCTCAAGGGACGACCGACGGGATACACCTTCGTGGTGCGTAGCGCGCGAGTCGCGGTCGGCGCCGGCTTCGTCTACCCGCTCGCCGGAAAGATCCTGACCATGCCCGGGCTGGGTCGAACGCCCGGCGGCACACGTATCGACATCAACAAAGACGGCGAAGTCGTGGGGATGTTCTAGAGCGAAGTCCCACGGGTCAGCCGCCTACGAGTTCCTTCGCCACCATCATGTGGACGCCGACGTTTCCGTCCACGAGCTCAGTAATGCGCAGGTCTGCGGCCATAGAGACGACCGAGTAGGCCTCGCCGCTCGTGAGCCTTGTACGTTCCATGATGAACTCGACGGTCTCGCGGATCGCGATTTCGGTCGCGGCCTCGAGATCCGGATCGAAGCCCATCAGAATGTGGTGGGTGGAGGTCTCAGCGCGCGGCCAGTCCAGCGTCATGTCCTTGCGCACGAAGAACCGGAGACGCCCCTTGAGTGACGTCTCCAGGCCGGTCTGATTGACCTCACCATCACCCTGGGCCGCATGACCATCGCCGACTTGGAAGAGAGCACCTTCTACCCAGACGGGGAGGTAGAGTGTGGTGCCGGCGACCAACTCTTTGTTGTCCATGTTGCCGGCATGCCGGCCGGGCGGATTGCTGCTGACCCGCCCTGAGTCCGGCGGGGGTGCCACACCCATGCTACCGAAGAACGGATGGAGATCGATCGTGACACCTGGGGCAATTTCAGCCCGCTCGTTCTCAGTGTCGATGCGGATGAGCCTCGAGCGGCGCTCTTCGTCGCAGAGATCACGCACGAAGCCACTGCAGCCGTTGTAGCCGTATGGGATTGAGTAGCCGATGTCGAGGACGCGTACCTCCAACACGTCGCCCGGGCGGGCACCTTCGACGTGGATCGGTCCGGTCAGGATGTGCCCACCGGGTCCCCTGTCGGTCACCTGATCGTAGATCGCAGCCAACTCCGGCTGGACCTCGCCTGCGGGCAGACCCATCGACTGGAGGCGTGTCGGATTACTGGTGAGCATCGTCGTAACGTCGACGATGTCTCCAGATGCGATCCTCAGGACGCCCGGCTTGGCAGGGTCATAATGCCCGAAGGCGACCGTCTGGGGCCCGGCCTCTAGCCGATGCACAGTTTGTGCGGATGCCGACGAGAGGGACGCAAGAACGAGGAGCGCGGAGCCAAGCAAGCTCGGCAGTGTTCGTGGGAGAGGCATGATCGCGGGGGTTGAGGGTAGGTGCCGAACCTACTCGGCCGCCCCGGGTACCGCGAAAATCCCCGACAGACTTCGAATCGAGCACAGTCTATGGAAATCGGTCTCGCTACCTTCGCTGAAGTGTCTCTCGATCCCGAGACAGGCAGCCCCGTCGGCTCCGAGCAGCGCATGACAAATCTGCTCGAGGAGATGGAATTGGCAGATCAAGTGGGTCTCGACGTCTTCGGCATTGGGGAGCATCACCGACCCGATTTCCTCATCTCGTCACCAACCGTTGCTCTGGCTGCCGGTGCCGCACGCACAAAACGAATCCGTCTCAGCACTGCTGTGACCGTTTTGAGTTCGGATGACCCTGTACGCGTATTTCAGGACTTCGCGACTCTGGATCTCATCTCCGGTGGACGCGCTGAGATCATGGCCGGCAGAGGGTCCTTCACGGAGTCTTTCCCCCTTTTCGGGTACTCGCTGGACGATTACGACACGCTTTTTTCGGAAAAGCTGGAGCTGCTCCTCGCGATCCGTGACTCCGAAAAGACGACATGGTCTGGACGCCACCGCGCCGACCTGAACGACCAAGGCGTTTACCCCCGCCCTGTCCAAGCCCCCCTGCCCGTATGGATAGCCGTGGGCGGCACCCCACAGTCGGTTGTGCGAGCCGGCACGCTCGGTCTGCCGCTCGCAGTCGCCATCATTGGAGGCGAACCCGATCGGTTCGTTCCCCTGGTGAACCTCTACCGTGAGTCCGCGACGCGCGCTGGACACGACCCCGCCAAACTACCGGTGGGCATCAACAACCACGCCTTCATCGCTGATGACTCGCAGGACGCGGCAGACACGTTCTTTCCACCATACGCCGAAATGATGACGCGTATCGGGCGAGAGCGCGGCTGGCCGCCACACACTCGAGGCCAGTTCGACGCCATGGTTGGACCGCGTGGGTGCCTCATGGTCGGAAGCCCTCAGCAGGTCATCGA is a window of Longimicrobiales bacterium DNA encoding:
- the thiC gene encoding phosphomethylpyrimidine synthase ThiC: MSNDKVRIDLPITDAPLNGSGRARVAPATEDVGTDYPGAFPNSKKVYIEGTRGVRVPVREIQLSGGEPPFRVYDTSGPRDLDVRQGLSPLRDDWIRARGELRETGRTRAPAEEVEMPEGLARRTLRASASVTQLTYARNGEITPEMEFVAIREKMDPEFIRSEVARGRAIIPANINHPEIEPMIIGRNFKVKINANIGNSAVSSSIEEEVEKLRWSTLWGADTVMDLSTGKNIHETREWILRNSPVPIGTVPIYQALEKVDGVPEDLTWEIFRDTIIEQAEQGVDYFTVHAGVLLRFIPMTANRMTGIVSRGGAILAKWCMAHHKENFTYTHFPELCEIMAQYDVSFSLGDGLRPGSIYDANDEAQFAELKVQGDLTRIAWEHGVQVMNEGPGHVPMHLIKENMEKQLEWCDEAPFYTLGPLTTDIAPAYDHITSAIGAAQIGWYGTALLCYVTPKEHLGLPNRDDVKRGVITYKIAAHAADLAKGHPGAQDWDDALSKARFEFRWRDQFNLALDPVTALEYHDETLPADGAKVAHFCSMCGPKFCSMKITEDIRQFAKEQGMETVEAIEEGMKQMASEFKEQGSEIYVETGD
- a CDS encoding membrane dipeptidase; amino-acid sequence: MSRRDLSRRSLLKGAVGAVGLGMVAPFVSTGRHQLFAWSPQEYSTRCIDLVEGSLVIDMLGLLSLNGETEQRWGPGFDGMTAEDIEHFKASGIDVFHIASGVGGVTQQDAYQNCLAFVSQYNSIVANRPDVFMRIDSVTDLAAVHNSDRTGVLIGIQDSSHFRNPNDVNTFHALGQRVSQLTYNSRNLIGNGSTERIDGGISDFGVRIVERMNEVGMAVDVSHSGDQTTLDACEVSVKPVLFTHSNVRDLAAGHPRCKTDEAIRRMAATGGVMGITGVRMFVTTEEPTTIEHYMDHFDHVRDLVGVEHLGIGSDIDLFGYDDMPADAYAALKANYKGSYAFRDKIDIDEVAHPKRMFDVAEGLIQRGYTDEHIRGILGGNFQRVFGEIWGA
- a CDS encoding NAD-dependent epimerase/dehydratase family protein, whose translation is METTIRDPRESILLKRILVTGSGGQIGSWLVPALRRTYGDSKVLATDVRHLDREATDAGPFQVLDATDAKAVGQAVMRHRADTVYHLAAILSAIGEKDPRLAWHVNMASLEAVLEVAREQNCAVFTPSSIGAFGPDTPKDPTTQDTLMRPATIYGITKVAGELLCDYYHTRYGVDTRGVRFPGLISYGAPPGGGTTDWAVDIFYKAVRHSQYTCFLRGNSQLDMMYMPDAVRAAMQVMEADPGRLVHRNAFNVTGMQLSPETLAAEIRKHIPDFTIDYDVDPVRQGIADSWPDRIDDSAARAEWDWNAEFDAAAMTKDMLEHLVED
- a CDS encoding M23 family metallopeptidase, translating into MLLRLLVAVASTVSTALLPLPAVNVSFTPERPVQGHLFVVRVEAEAGRPIESLSGTAGGQELHFVPVTGGFESLAPMPIGTTEAASVSIRVRYQNGTEESLERAVPVQAGVYQHERLTVAPRLGGPLAGADAARLRGDQAKAADVARLAHGTPRLWTPNPVMPRDDRVTSGFGNGRVYNGQVNGRHMALDLDGEPGDTVVAPTRGIVALVDDFLLAGNIVYLVHGGGLLSGYFHLSEQLVAVGDTVEAGTPIGRVGSTGRVTGPHLHWVVRYGTTSVDPRSLPGIR
- a CDS encoding aminotransferase class I/II-fold pyridoxal phosphate-dependent enzyme → MPVDRLNAVLDAHVTGLEEAGTAKGAEVVVTGVVRAQGDHGPRVLLRGESDKHFIRMNSNSYLGMGLNPEVIEAEDAATKEFGAGPGAVRFISGSYEAHLALEAKMAAFHDREAGMIFSSAYAAIMSSITPLVTKETVLISDELNHNCIINAMKLSRPAGKAIYGHNDVDGLDKALGEWKGKAKRAIVVTDGIFSMRGDHAPMAEIMDVCVKHDADYEENVVCIMDDSHGVGSFGRTGRGTEEFTGARPVDVLVGTLGKAFGVNGGYVAAGASIIDFLRESSQMYIYSNPITVGEAAAALRSVEIVDSPAGLELLENLRALTKRFENGLGRIGIETIPGEHPVVPLMIRDTQGTRDLVQYLYDNGVLVTGLAYPVVPRGDEEIRTQINADHTEADIDHVLALLEAYQERQ